Proteins from a single region of Acidianus ambivalens:
- a CDS encoding MFS transporter, translating into MDYDLNYAKKALYIMAPLAIMVMYTEGMLIPSLPSIEREFNVTASQVSWVISIYLLSGIIMNPIAGKLGDIYGKKKILSIVIWIYALGVTLTGFSPNFIALIIFRAIQGLGLAMFPLAFSLIREEFPPNLVPKAQGTISAMFGIGSAISLPIGAYISQTLGWQYTYHTVIPLVIILAVLIIKEIRESRVRLQGYKIDYIGAGILGTSLAGIIIGTTEAPSWGWTSPSTISLLTLSMLLFGVFIFFETKVKYPLISVNLLRRRNVLISNLAAVVAGFAIFMAYQSLTYLFEEPTPIGYNLDIFMTGLSLLPLALIQIIGAISAGRSISLKGPKPILVLGSGILVPTYFITSLLVYNGSSTPIELIILISSISMLGAAFLNVALINLLTFSVEREVMGISTSINTVFRLIGGSLGPAIAGSIMDTFTTAIEVPVNYNHHLTYVVTNIPSDYSFSVIYIISGIIAVIMTILASLSSNITYKKLSTSK; encoded by the coding sequence ATGGATTATGACCTAAATTATGCTAAAAAAGCGCTTTACATCATGGCTCCATTAGCAATAATGGTAATGTATACTGAAGGAATGTTAATACCTTCACTTCCTTCAATAGAGAGAGAATTTAACGTAACTGCATCTCAAGTGAGTTGGGTAATTTCAATTTATTTGTTAAGTGGGATAATAATGAACCCAATAGCAGGAAAACTAGGAGATATTTATGGTAAGAAAAAGATTCTGAGTATTGTAATTTGGATCTATGCGTTAGGAGTGACATTAACTGGATTTTCGCCTAATTTTATTGCACTCATAATATTTAGGGCAATTCAAGGGCTAGGCTTAGCAATGTTTCCACTAGCGTTTAGTCTAATCAGAGAAGAGTTTCCGCCTAACTTAGTTCCGAAAGCTCAAGGTACTATAAGCGCAATGTTTGGAATAGGTAGTGCAATATCTCTTCCCATAGGTGCATATATTTCGCAAACATTGGGTTGGCAATATACTTATCACACTGTTATTCCTTTAGTAATAATACTTGCGGTACTGATAATTAAGGAAATAAGGGAATCTAGAGTAAGGTTACAAGGTTATAAAATAGATTATATAGGCGCAGGAATTCTTGGTACGTCTTTAGCAGGAATAATCATAGGAACAACTGAAGCACCTAGCTGGGGTTGGACTTCACCTAGTACTATAAGTTTACTAACTTTATCCATGCTCTTATTTGGTGTTTTTATATTTTTTGAGACTAAAGTCAAATATCCTCTAATTTCTGTAAATTTATTAAGAAGGAGAAACGTTTTAATATCTAACTTAGCTGCAGTAGTAGCAGGATTTGCTATATTCATGGCTTACCAATCCTTAACTTACTTGTTTGAAGAGCCGACCCCTATAGGATATAACTTGGATATTTTCATGACGGGGCTATCTTTACTTCCATTAGCATTAATACAAATAATAGGAGCTATTAGTGCTGGAAGGAGTATTTCATTAAAAGGACCTAAGCCAATCCTAGTTTTAGGTTCTGGAATTTTAGTTCCTACGTACTTCATAACTTCGTTACTAGTTTATAATGGCTCTTCGACTCCAATAGAGTTAATCATATTAATTTCTTCGATTTCGATGCTAGGCGCGGCGTTCCTTAATGTTGCTTTAATAAATCTCCTAACTTTTTCAGTAGAAAGGGAAGTTATGGGAATTTCGACTTCTATAAATACAGTATTTAGATTAATAGGTGGAAGTCTCGGCCCAGCAATAGCTGGCTCAATAATGGATACTTTTACAACAGCTATAGAAGTTCCAGTTAATTATAATCATCATTTAACTTATGTCGTTACAAACATCCCTTCAGATTATTCCTTTTCAGTAATTTATATTATATCTGGAATAATCGCAGTTATTATGACTATTCTAGCTTCACTTTCAAGCAACATTACATATAAGAAGCTTTCAACAAGTAAATGA
- a CDS encoding sulfite exporter TauE/SafE family protein, producing MITIVVTPIEYILAIISGVLVGFSLGLIGGGGSILAVPLLLYFVGLATVPPQYASNPTLAHEYSNYVAHVALGTTALAVGLNAYINSYMHFRKGNVRLPEGIMFTIPGIAGATLGGYVSHITPGQSLLFFFGILMIAVALLMLRPQKQTRTITKTQTTQISLRGFSALSIKSLTSDVSIKKVIPAGFIVGFASGYFGIGGGFLIVPGLLFSTGLCMIKAVGTSLISVGTFGITSAAVYAYYGYVLPLVSIAYLVGGIAGGYAGASIASRMPRGMLRKIFAGIIIAVAIYIMYENINGLLVLFH from the coding sequence ATGATAACAATAGTAGTTACCCCAATCGAATATATTCTCGCTATAATCTCAGGAGTTCTCGTTGGATTCAGTTTGGGTTTAATTGGCGGGGGAGGCTCAATACTAGCAGTGCCTTTATTACTGTATTTCGTCGGGTTGGCTACTGTTCCTCCGCAATATGCATCAAATCCTACTTTGGCACATGAATACTCAAATTATGTTGCTCATGTAGCTTTAGGAACCACTGCACTTGCTGTAGGATTGAATGCGTATATTAATAGTTACATGCATTTTAGGAAAGGGAATGTGAGGCTACCAGAAGGTATAATGTTCACTATACCGGGAATAGCGGGTGCAACATTAGGTGGATATGTTAGTCACATAACTCCCGGGCAATCCTTGTTGTTCTTCTTCGGAATTTTAATGATAGCTGTAGCCTTACTTATGTTAAGGCCACAAAAACAAACAAGAACTATTACCAAAACTCAAACAACTCAAATAAGTTTGAGAGGGTTCTCAGCTTTATCAATAAAATCCTTAACCTCCGACGTTTCAATAAAGAAAGTAATTCCTGCGGGTTTCATAGTGGGCTTTGCATCTGGATATTTTGGAATAGGTGGAGGATTCCTAATAGTGCCTGGACTTTTATTCAGCACTGGACTGTGTATGATTAAGGCAGTAGGAACATCATTAATCTCAGTAGGAACTTTTGGAATAACGTCGGCAGCAGTTTATGCATATTATGGTTACGTTCTTCCACTAGTCAGCATAGCTTATTTAGTAGGTGGAATAGCGGGAGGATATGCAGGAGCTTCTATTGCATCAAGAATGCCTAGAGGAATGTTAAGGAAAATATTTGCTGGAATAATTATAGCCGTAGCCATTTACATTATGTATGAAAATATTAATGGACTACTGGTCTTGTTCCATTAA
- a CDS encoding dihydrodipicolinate synthase family protein — MKGLLTALVTPFNSSGDLNLDALDTLIKFDLSRGVDGFWVLGTTGEFNMLSIEEKMQVAKKVIDLAKGKVLLGVNENSTYNSLKLAKYFVDLGVNGIFSVPPIYHKPSEKGLIHYYEDLGKFGEEVYVYNIPSLVGYNIPLTVLQKLVEDGIIQGMKYTTSDFESLINYMRFLKNLNSKFEFLAGNDKFILISLLYGVDGIVSGISNFAPEVVSQLYKNVKEGKITEALKLQEIVDKLVEVTSLADYPSGIKIALRYRGIDVGSSRKPLEENITADSAIYHTLKEFNL; from the coding sequence ATGAAAGGATTATTAACAGCTTTAGTTACTCCGTTTAATTCTTCTGGAGATTTAAACTTAGATGCCCTTGATACGCTTATAAAGTTCGATCTAAGTAGAGGAGTTGATGGTTTTTGGGTTCTAGGAACTACTGGAGAATTTAATATGCTCTCAATAGAAGAAAAGATGCAAGTCGCTAAGAAGGTTATTGATTTAGCTAAAGGTAAAGTGTTATTGGGAGTTAACGAAAATTCAACATATAATTCTTTAAAACTAGCAAAATATTTTGTTGACTTAGGAGTAAATGGAATTTTCTCTGTGCCCCCGATATATCATAAACCTAGCGAAAAAGGTTTAATTCATTATTATGAAGACTTAGGTAAATTCGGAGAGGAGGTTTACGTGTACAATATTCCTTCCTTAGTAGGATATAATATTCCACTTACGGTATTACAGAAGCTTGTAGAAGATGGAATTATACAAGGTATGAAGTATACTACTTCCGATTTTGAGAGTTTAATAAACTACATGAGATTCTTGAAGAATTTAAATAGCAAATTTGAGTTTTTAGCGGGAAATGATAAATTTATTCTTATATCATTACTTTACGGTGTAGATGGAATAGTATCGGGAATCTCAAATTTCGCCCCAGAAGTTGTTTCTCAACTTTATAAAAATGTGAAGGAAGGTAAAATTACTGAAGCCTTAAAACTTCAAGAAATTGTAGACAAATTGGTCGAAGTTACTTCTTTAGCAGATTATCCATCAGGAATTAAGATTGCTTTAAGATACAGAGGAATTGACGTAGGAAGTAGTAGAAAACCTTTAGAAGAAAATATAACTGCTGACTCTGCAATTTATCATACTCTAAAGGAATTTAACTTATGA
- a CDS encoding winged helix-turn-helix domain-containing protein — MESINSNETRKKIYYYLLKQGKPIGLKKIQRDLGISSPSLVHYHLKRLEEQGLVKETPEGYVINKVILSEFVKVANHLIPISAFWSSFFLTSLVLEIALLLTGRIIDSAVFGSIIIGISSALSIKELIKKYKEIKL, encoded by the coding sequence ATGGAGAGCATTAATAGCAATGAGACTAGGAAGAAAATTTACTATTATCTCCTTAAACAGGGAAAGCCAATAGGATTAAAGAAAATCCAGAGGGATCTAGGAATAAGCTCGCCGTCATTAGTTCATTATCATCTAAAGAGGCTTGAAGAACAAGGTCTAGTTAAAGAAACTCCAGAAGGTTATGTAATTAATAAGGTTATACTCTCAGAATTTGTAAAAGTTGCCAATCATTTAATACCAATTTCAGCATTCTGGTCCTCCTTTTTCCTTACTTCATTAGTTCTAGAGATCGCTCTTTTATTAACTGGAAGAATAATTGATTCTGCGGTTTTTGGCTCAATAATAATTGGAATTTCTTCTGCATTAAGCATAAAGGAACTAATTAAAAAATACAAGGAGATTAAACTCTAG
- a CDS encoding SDR family oxidoreductase has translation MDLGIKNKRVIVTASSKGIGFATAKRFLEEGAKVVISSHDERNLVRSYEKLREISDEVYYVKADLTKPEEVKNLIDKGSSILGGLDVLAYVTGSPKPGNIFELSDEDWYQGFNLLLMSAVVAVRESAKKMTKGGRIILSTSITLKQPLDNLDLSNVIRLSLAGLIKSAARQLAPKGILINGVMPGWTLTERVDQLVKDKARREGKTEEEALKEIIKDVPLGRPANPEEIANVIIFLASTLSTYVTGAIVPVDGGYLKAIF, from the coding sequence ATGGATCTGGGAATAAAAAATAAAAGAGTTATTGTGACGGCATCAAGTAAAGGTATAGGTTTTGCTACTGCGAAAAGATTTTTAGAGGAAGGGGCTAAGGTAGTTATATCTTCTCACGACGAGAGGAATTTAGTAAGGAGCTATGAGAAACTTAGGGAAATAAGTGACGAAGTTTATTACGTTAAGGCAGATCTAACCAAGCCAGAGGAAGTTAAGAATCTAATAGATAAAGGTTCTTCTATTTTAGGAGGATTAGATGTTCTCGCTTACGTAACTGGGAGTCCAAAGCCTGGTAATATTTTTGAGCTGTCTGACGAGGATTGGTATCAAGGTTTTAATTTGTTGTTAATGAGTGCAGTAGTAGCAGTAAGAGAATCTGCAAAGAAAATGACTAAAGGAGGTAGGATAATTCTTTCAACTTCAATTACGTTAAAGCAACCACTGGATAATCTAGATTTATCTAATGTAATCAGATTATCTTTAGCAGGTTTAATAAAATCTGCAGCTAGGCAGCTAGCTCCTAAAGGGATATTGATAAATGGTGTAATGCCAGGATGGACATTAACAGAAAGAGTGGATCAACTTGTAAAAGATAAGGCAAGAAGAGAAGGAAAAACTGAGGAAGAAGCGTTAAAGGAAATCATTAAAGATGTTCCTTTAGGTAGGCCCGCTAATCCTGAAGAAATAGCAAATGTTATAATATTTCTAGCATCAACTCTCTCAACTTACGTTACTGGTGCAATAGTACCGGTAGATGGAGGGTATCTTAAGGCTATATTTTAA
- a CDS encoding TIGR00304 family membrane protein has protein sequence MISQYLEELGILLIMLGFLIVFLGILYEAFKPREEGEEKETQAGGIILIGPIPIIFGSSKKIEKWMLIIALVIVVIMALLYLYEASSLHGINYSLYSNYHG, from the coding sequence ATGATTTCACAATACCTTGAAGAGCTTGGTATATTACTGATTATGTTAGGTTTTCTTATAGTATTTCTAGGAATACTCTATGAAGCTTTTAAACCTAGAGAAGAAGGAGAAGAAAAAGAAACTCAAGCTGGAGGCATAATTCTTATCGGACCAATACCTATAATTTTTGGATCCTCAAAAAAGATAGAAAAATGGATGTTAATTATTGCACTAGTTATTGTAGTTATAATGGCTTTGCTTTATTTATATGAGGCCTCTAGCCTTCATGGCATTAACTACTCTCTCTACAGCAACTACCATGGCTGA
- the udg gene encoding type-4 uracil-DNA glycosylase has protein sequence MMSLEEIAKQVRECTKCKLHLTRKNAVPGEGNPNAEIMLIGEAPGANEDEEGRPFVGAAGKLLTELLSSIGLSRKDVFITNLVKCRPPNNRDPEEDEIIACSPYLDEQIRIIKPKIIVTLGKHSTTYILGKIGIKVKSISAVRGKFFTWNYDNVTISVFPTYHPAAALYNPSLRDELFSDFKKISERLNSKVFTLDYFLEKNGSGNKK, from the coding sequence ATTATGTCACTAGAAGAAATTGCAAAGCAAGTGAGGGAATGCACTAAATGTAAACTCCATTTAACTAGGAAAAATGCTGTTCCAGGTGAAGGTAATCCTAATGCAGAAATTATGTTAATTGGTGAAGCCCCTGGGGCTAATGAGGACGAGGAAGGCAGACCATTTGTAGGAGCTGCCGGCAAATTATTAACAGAATTATTGTCTTCGATAGGCTTGAGTAGGAAAGACGTTTTTATAACAAACTTAGTTAAGTGCCGTCCTCCTAATAATAGAGATCCTGAGGAGGATGAAATAATAGCTTGTTCTCCTTATCTTGACGAGCAAATAAGAATTATTAAACCTAAAATAATCGTCACATTGGGTAAGCATTCAACTACTTATATCCTAGGAAAAATTGGGATAAAAGTTAAGTCGATTTCTGCAGTTAGAGGAAAGTTCTTTACATGGAATTATGACAATGTAACAATTTCAGTATTCCCTACATATCATCCTGCAGCAGCACTTTACAATCCTTCTCTTAGAGATGAGCTATTTTCAGATTTTAAGAAAATTTCTGAAAGGCTAAACTCAAAAGTATTTACTCTTGATTACTTCTTGGAGAAAAATGGATCTGGGAATAAAAAATAA
- a CDS encoding NUDIX hydrolase, with translation MERPLIAVGGVIFSGKRVLLVQRSKPPNKGSWAIPGGKVEFGETLKEALKREMKEELNVNVEPKELLGVIEIIKEGFHYVILDFICEIKSGEIKAGSDALDAKFFSLEEMSKIPISPTTIEMIRRYFEGERTPLFVTEISK, from the coding sequence ATGGAAAGGCCACTTATAGCAGTTGGTGGAGTTATATTTTCTGGTAAGAGGGTATTATTAGTTCAGAGAAGTAAACCACCAAATAAAGGGTCTTGGGCAATTCCGGGAGGAAAAGTAGAATTTGGTGAAACATTGAAGGAAGCTCTGAAAAGGGAAATGAAGGAAGAACTAAATGTTAATGTTGAACCAAAGGAATTGTTAGGTGTAATTGAAATAATAAAGGAAGGTTTCCATTATGTAATACTAGATTTTATTTGCGAAATAAAATCTGGCGAGATTAAGGCTGGATCTGACGCCTTAGATGCAAAATTCTTTTCTTTGGAAGAGATGAGTAAAATTCCCATTTCTCCAACAACGATAGAAATGATAAGGAGATATTTTGAGGGCGAAAGAACTCCATTATTTGTTACTGAAATCTCCAAGTAG
- a CDS encoding Glu/Leu/Phe/Val family dehydrogenase: MAVEEVLSSNLYTQQIKKLYRVGEILGLQDDQLEALATPERVIQVKIQVPSSNGKIKTFTGWRSQHNSALGPYKGGVRYHPNVTQDEVIALSMIMTWKNSLLQLPYGGGKAGIRVDPKSLSRTELEILSRNFIDALYKYIGSDLDIPAPDVNTDSQIMAWFLDEYIKVSGKVDLGAFTGKPVELGGISVREYSTGLGVAHITKLAAEKFLDGIEGKRVIIQGFGNLGSFTAKFLSEIGAKIVGVSDSKGGVIDYNGLDFNKLMEVKKTTGSVINYPEGKKVTNDELLISECDILIPGALENVINKFNAPKVKAKLIVEGANGPLTADADEIMKQRGIPVVPDILANSGGVVGSYVEWANNKMGEIIEEEEAKKLILNRMEKAFIEMYSKYNKLGDQDLRTSAMVVAVERVVNAMKARGLI; the protein is encoded by the coding sequence ATGGCTGTAGAAGAAGTTTTATCCTCGAATTTATATACTCAACAAATAAAGAAATTATATAGGGTTGGAGAAATACTAGGCTTACAAGATGATCAGTTAGAGGCACTAGCTACTCCAGAAAGAGTAATTCAAGTAAAAATTCAAGTTCCTAGCAGTAATGGAAAAATTAAAACATTTACTGGTTGGAGATCCCAGCATAATAGTGCCTTAGGTCCATATAAAGGAGGAGTAAGATACCATCCTAACGTTACTCAAGATGAAGTTATTGCATTATCAATGATAATGACTTGGAAGAACTCATTATTACAGTTACCTTACGGTGGAGGAAAAGCAGGAATAAGAGTAGATCCAAAATCCCTTTCTAGGACAGAATTAGAAATACTTTCCAGAAATTTCATAGACGCACTTTATAAATACATAGGAAGTGACCTTGATATTCCTGCACCAGATGTCAATACTGACTCTCAAATAATGGCATGGTTTTTAGATGAATACATAAAAGTTTCAGGCAAAGTAGACCTAGGCGCATTTACAGGTAAACCAGTTGAATTAGGAGGAATATCTGTAAGAGAATATAGTACAGGTTTAGGAGTTGCTCACATTACAAAGCTAGCTGCAGAAAAATTCTTAGATGGTATTGAAGGAAAAAGAGTTATAATACAAGGATTCGGTAATTTAGGATCATTTACTGCCAAGTTCCTATCGGAAATTGGAGCTAAGATCGTTGGAGTAAGCGACTCTAAAGGCGGAGTTATAGACTATAACGGATTAGATTTTAACAAACTGATGGAAGTTAAAAAGACTACTGGATCAGTAATAAATTACCCTGAAGGAAAGAAAGTGACAAATGATGAACTACTAATTAGTGAATGCGATATTTTAATTCCTGGAGCTTTAGAAAACGTAATAAACAAGTTTAATGCTCCTAAAGTTAAGGCAAAACTAATAGTAGAAGGTGCAAATGGCCCTTTAACTGCAGATGCTGACGAAATAATGAAACAGAGAGGAATTCCAGTTGTTCCAGATATTTTGGCAAACTCTGGCGGAGTTGTGGGAAGTTACGTAGAATGGGCTAATAACAAAATGGGCGAAATTATAGAAGAGGAGGAAGCTAAGAAGCTAATACTAAATAGAATGGAAAAGGCGTTTATCGAGATGTACTCTAAGTACAATAAGCTTGGAGATCAAGATCTTAGAACTTCAGCCATGGTAGTTGCTGTAGAGAGAGTAGTTAATGCCATGAAGGCTAGAGGCCTCATATAA
- a CDS encoding ATP-dependent nuclease — MRLLEFYTNNFRSLSDISIKDIGGLNVVVGFNGYGKTNFLSSIYLFIKNLNAGIEKRSFEDNNQEYLLLWQGYDTSKEITLGGKIEFSEDEVSKAIGKRKRMEIEIVNKLKYERKEVKWDLDTIRINDSIPTRDEIDDVRRLFELASQQVEYVPIFDQGYFDNIMKRIIEISRSPINLRKYWYDFVNLVSATIPEIKGLEIWEGGKLVLNVYNLPIYIDLAASGFQRVILMLFIIWLSGNKVLLLEEPEVNMHPTLQYKVAKLLKGWTDNQMLQVFMTTHSPFIVSSDIDNYIILRRKEGGFSRTISVKPNEELKSMLSLLKVNLSDLLFSRYIILTGENAEPSAVYNWLKKMNIYPEYNGISIYAVKSDMELQSWLKLKEILNLDVIFFGLCDKLDQSIRDSCIPLSREIESYYTKTGILEALKLIGIYPDEKELRDLSKDDNLRWLINVMKKRGLDYYYLRSSISDIITRVDSVEIPKEVEVLGNKIKSMQTYN, encoded by the coding sequence TTGAGATTACTCGAATTTTACACTAATAATTTTAGGAGCTTAAGCGATATTAGTATAAAGGACATTGGTGGCTTAAATGTAGTAGTAGGATTTAACGGTTACGGGAAAACTAATTTTCTATCTTCCATTTACCTATTTATAAAGAATTTGAACGCTGGAATTGAAAAGAGGTCCTTTGAAGACAATAATCAAGAGTATTTACTACTTTGGCAAGGATATGATACTTCTAAGGAGATAACTTTGGGAGGCAAAATAGAGTTTTCTGAAGATGAGGTATCTAAAGCTATAGGCAAAAGGAAGAGGATGGAAATAGAGATTGTAAATAAATTAAAATATGAAAGAAAGGAAGTAAAATGGGATTTAGACACAATTAGGATAAATGATAGTATACCTACTAGAGATGAGATTGATGACGTAAGGAGGTTATTTGAATTAGCCTCACAACAAGTAGAATACGTTCCAATATTCGACCAAGGATATTTTGATAACATAATGAAACGAATTATAGAAATAAGCAGGTCTCCAATTAATTTAAGGAAATACTGGTATGATTTTGTAAATCTAGTAAGTGCAACAATTCCAGAAATTAAAGGCTTAGAGATATGGGAAGGAGGAAAACTAGTGCTAAATGTTTACAATTTGCCAATATATATCGATCTAGCCGCAAGTGGATTCCAAAGAGTAATCCTTATGTTATTTATAATATGGCTAAGCGGAAATAAGGTTCTCCTTTTAGAAGAACCAGAAGTTAACATGCATCCTACTTTACAGTATAAAGTTGCAAAATTACTTAAAGGTTGGACTGACAATCAAATGTTACAAGTCTTTATGACTACTCATTCTCCTTTTATAGTCTCTAGTGATATAGATAATTATATAATTTTAAGAAGGAAGGAAGGAGGATTCTCTAGGACAATAAGCGTTAAGCCTAATGAAGAATTAAAAAGTATGTTAAGCTTGCTAAAAGTAAATCTTAGTGATCTTCTTTTTAGCAGGTATATAATTCTTACTGGAGAAAATGCAGAACCTTCAGCAGTTTATAATTGGCTAAAGAAGATGAATATTTATCCAGAATATAATGGAATTTCAATCTACGCTGTAAAATCTGATATGGAATTACAGTCATGGCTTAAGCTGAAAGAAATACTAAATCTAGATGTAATATTCTTCGGTTTATGTGATAAGCTAGATCAAAGTATAAGAGACTCTTGTATACCTTTATCTAGAGAAATTGAATCTTATTATACAAAGACAGGGATACTGGAAGCATTAAAACTAATAGGTATATATCCAGATGAAAAAGAGCTAAGAGATCTGAGTAAAGATGATAACCTCAGATGGTTAATAAACGTTATGAAGAAGAGAGGCCTAGATTATTATTACTTAAGATCATCAATAAGTGATATAATTACTAGAGTTGATTCCGTTGAGATACCAAAAGAGGTAGAAGTATTAGGGAATAAAATAAAATCTATGCAAACTTATAATTAA
- a CDS encoding cation:proton antiporter — translation MSLLIISLLYLGIMLILAKLMEEAFSRLRLVPFVGSIFLGIILGQGVLDFIKINEIISFITSLGIVFLLFLAGAEEIGLNEINTDKSVLISSIIQLILPFTLLFLLLYFLKIPNAILLSIPLGMTSVGPLTRLLLDLGISKEKIGVMLFYEGTIVEITSVIIFAIISNFAKNFAITILEILGIILGIFLLSPYIAKALEKIEIYINAREVEFASTISLILIISFISEIFSFNSAISALFLGFLLRDYFKDRKDLLDKLHGFTYGFFEPLFFVSIGLYFTKLNFSILSIGIIITAVIVISKFLAGFISATLVKVPRVINALGTSTKGGVDASLLISALSLGLINRIEYSFSALAISISALLIPLIFKATSGYKVKTRQRNKSLIENKISDILPSLKYVTASCEENLRTVIQKINELGVNAIIVCNERKVLGYISTEELLEIEPSKYEELRACDVELHEIITLYDNENIKKLLDTFREKEVPVIGVLNKDGELVGTVYERDLLRLLLTLKI, via the coding sequence ATGAGTTTACTAATAATATCTCTTCTTTATTTAGGCATAATGCTGATACTAGCAAAATTAATGGAAGAGGCTTTTTCCAGGTTAAGACTAGTACCCTTCGTCGGCTCAATATTCTTAGGAATTATTCTTGGTCAAGGAGTTCTTGACTTTATAAAGATTAACGAAATAATCTCTTTCATAACGTCTTTAGGTATAGTATTTTTACTATTTTTAGCTGGTGCAGAAGAAATAGGATTAAATGAAATAAATACTGATAAAAGCGTTTTAATATCATCTATCATACAATTAATATTACCATTTACACTTCTCTTTCTTTTGTTATACTTTCTAAAAATACCAAATGCAATACTTCTTTCAATACCATTAGGTATGACAAGTGTAGGACCATTAACTAGGTTGCTTCTTGACTTAGGAATATCTAAGGAGAAAATAGGCGTCATGTTATTTTACGAGGGAACAATAGTAGAAATAACTTCAGTAATAATTTTTGCAATTATAAGTAATTTTGCAAAGAATTTTGCAATTACAATTTTAGAAATTCTAGGTATTATACTTGGTATATTTTTATTGTCGCCCTATATAGCTAAAGCTCTCGAAAAAATAGAGATATACATAAATGCTAGAGAAGTTGAGTTTGCAAGTACAATATCTTTAATTCTTATAATTTCATTTATATCTGAGATATTTAGCTTTAATTCTGCTATATCTGCATTATTCCTAGGGTTTTTACTTAGAGATTATTTTAAAGATAGAAAAGATCTTTTAGATAAACTTCACGGATTTACTTATGGATTTTTTGAACCGTTATTTTTTGTTAGCATAGGACTTTATTTCACAAAATTGAATTTTTCCATACTCTCTATAGGCATTATAATAACAGCAGTAATAGTCATAAGTAAATTCCTAGCTGGGTTTATATCCGCTACCCTGGTAAAAGTTCCACGTGTGATTAACGCATTAGGAACTTCTACTAAAGGAGGAGTCGACGCTTCGCTATTAATTAGTGCGCTGAGTTTGGGCCTTATAAATCGAATTGAATACTCGTTCTCAGCATTGGCAATATCAATTTCAGCTCTTTTAATTCCATTAATATTCAAGGCAACATCAGGTTATAAAGTAAAAACTAGACAAAGAAATAAAAGTCTTATTGAAAATAAAATTTCAGATATTTTACCTAGTTTAAAGTATGTGACTGCTTCTTGCGAAGAGAACTTAAGAACTGTTATTCAAAAAATAAACGAGTTAGGAGTTAATGCCATAATTGTATGTAATGAGAGAAAAGTACTAGGATATATATCTACAGAAGAGCTGTTAGAAATAGAACCATCAAAATATGAAGAGTTAAGAGCTTGCGACGTCGAACTTCATGAAATTATTACACTTTATGACAATGAGAATATAAAGAAACTCCTAGACACCTTCAGAGAGAAAGAGGTTCCCGTTATAGGAGTTTTGAATAAAGATGGAGAACTAGTAGGCACCGTATATGAAAGAGATCTACTTAGATTATTATTAACGTTAAAGATTTAA
- a CDS encoding metal-dependent transcriptional regulator, producing MRYSHRELQYLLVIKRYNDSGKPARLTAIAKDVKVAPASAFEELNHLAEKGLVTKDKNEIWITDEGKQYIMKAIRAHRVIESFLVKLGMSKDEACEYSKQFDLMVPEEIIEKLYIFLGKPSNCPHGEEIP from the coding sequence ATGAGGTACTCCCATAGGGAACTACAATACTTGTTAGTAATTAAGAGGTATAACGATAGTGGAAAGCCGGCAAGGTTGACTGCAATAGCTAAGGACGTTAAGGTAGCTCCAGCCAGTGCATTTGAAGAGCTAAACCATCTTGCTGAAAAAGGTTTAGTTACCAAGGATAAGAACGAAATATGGATTACCGATGAAGGAAAACAATATATTATGAAAGCTATTAGAGCTCATAGAGTAATAGAATCTTTCCTAGTTAAATTAGGGATGAGTAAGGATGAAGCTTGTGAGTATTCTAAGCAATTTGACTTAATGGTTCCAGAAGAGATAATTGAGAAATTATACATATTTCTTGGGAAGCCTTCAAATTGTCCTCATGGAGAAGAAATACCTTAA